Proteins encoded within one genomic window of Gracilimonas sp.:
- a CDS encoding ATP-binding protein: MAGTKRIQSLSVEASTEHLAEVRDFVAAHAENIGLSQKDISEIRLAVDEAYTNIIKHAYKNSPTEKVEIEIGSDTDHLWISLMDKGKSFDPNSYSEPDLMKRIKAKKRGGMGVYLIRKVMDHVQYNRKGQINEIRMVKNL; the protein is encoded by the coding sequence GTGGCAGGAACCAAACGAATACAATCCCTATCTGTTGAAGCTTCTACGGAGCACCTGGCAGAAGTACGGGATTTTGTCGCTGCTCACGCTGAGAATATAGGGCTCAGTCAAAAAGACATTTCCGAAATACGCCTGGCTGTTGATGAAGCCTATACCAATATCATTAAACACGCATACAAAAACTCACCGACTGAAAAAGTAGAGATTGAAATTGGCTCAGATACCGATCATTTGTGGATTTCTTTAATGGACAAGGGTAAGAGCTTTGACCCGAACAGTTACAGTGAACCGGATCTCATGAAGCGCATCAAAGCTAAAAAACGGGGCGGAATGGGAGTCTACCTGATCCGAAAAGTGATGGATCATGTGCAATACAACCGCAAGGGCCAAATCAATGAAATACGAATGGTCAAAAACCTTTGA
- a CDS encoding STAS domain-containing protein has product MKNFSIATRQTDNVSILDISGELDAHTASHLENALKSLIDKESYAIVVNCSGLDYIASAGLGVFMAYIEDVRSLGGDIKLTNMNDRVYNVFDLLGFPTLYDILEDEKEALESFDN; this is encoded by the coding sequence ATGAAAAATTTCAGTATCGCTACACGACAAACAGATAACGTAAGTATACTGGATATCAGCGGAGAACTTGACGCACACACGGCTTCTCATCTAGAAAATGCCTTAAAGTCTTTGATTGATAAAGAAAGCTATGCCATTGTAGTCAATTGCTCCGGCCTCGATTATATCGCCAGCGCCGGATTGGGAGTTTTTATGGCCTATATCGAAGATGTACGCAGTTTAGGCGGCGATATTAAACTCACGAACATGAACGATCGCGTTTATAACGTTTTTGATTTACTGGGTTTCCCAACTCTGTATGATATCCTGGAAGACGAGAAGGAAGCCTTAGAAAGCTTTGACAATTAA
- a CDS encoding SPOR domain-containing protein, producing MKKISIYSLLLAMALLSIQACGPSEEERRAAEQARLDSLRQVEQQRIAQQVQAYEDSVARANQQQEMQQENETEFSFAENGNYAVQVGAFRSEEQANSYRNKLRERDYPNVYTVKVGEEETGDIWFRLRVGYFASKEDAEEFGRQLGQELDTGYWVSNVR from the coding sequence ATGAAAAAAATTAGCATTTACTCTTTGTTACTGGCCATGGCTTTATTGAGTATACAAGCCTGTGGTCCCAGTGAAGAAGAACGCAGGGCAGCCGAACAGGCGAGGCTTGATTCACTCAGACAAGTTGAACAACAGCGCATAGCACAGCAAGTACAAGCTTATGAAGACAGCGTAGCGCGTGCAAACCAGCAACAGGAAATGCAGCAAGAAAATGAAACCGAATTTTCTTTTGCAGAAAACGGGAATTATGCCGTTCAGGTTGGTGCTTTCCGTTCTGAAGAGCAGGCAAATTCTTACAGAAACAAACTCCGCGAAAGAGATTACCCCAATGTTTATACGGTAAAAGTTGGTGAGGAAGAAACCGGGGATATTTGGTTTCGATTACGGGTAGGTTATTTTGCTTCAAAAGAAGATGCAGAAGAATTTGGCCGGCAATTGGGACAAGAACTTGATACCGGATATTGGGTTTCCAACGTTCGGTAA